A region of Flavobacterium album DNA encodes the following proteins:
- a CDS encoding LytR/AlgR family response regulator transcription factor: MSFSKIRSVIVEDESGAREVLRSYLTKYCPQVEIVGEAQNSREAVPLLHELEPQLVFLDVEMPFGNAFDVLEACSDLTFETIFVTAFSEYSLKALNRSAAYYLLKPISIEELIVAVNKVQQEVMNKEMFNRNKVIVENFREPKPEKQQVILPTMDGFEIVKMEEIVRLKGNGNFTDLYLTNGTKKMACRFLKHFSDMLPLPFLRVHKSHMVNLNFVKRYNKGGYITLEDGAEVEISPTYKEDFLKNFK, encoded by the coding sequence ATGAGTTTTTCCAAAATAAGAAGTGTAATTGTAGAAGATGAATCCGGCGCACGCGAAGTGCTGCGCAGTTACCTCACCAAATACTGCCCACAGGTAGAGATTGTTGGCGAAGCGCAGAACAGCCGCGAAGCAGTGCCGCTCCTGCATGAGCTTGAACCGCAACTGGTATTCCTTGATGTGGAAATGCCTTTCGGTAATGCTTTTGACGTACTTGAAGCGTGCAGCGACCTTACGTTCGAAACGATATTTGTAACTGCTTTTTCCGAATATTCGCTAAAAGCACTGAACAGGAGCGCCGCCTATTACCTGCTGAAGCCCATCAGTATCGAGGAACTTATAGTTGCCGTGAACAAGGTACAGCAGGAGGTAATGAATAAAGAGATGTTCAACCGGAATAAGGTGATCGTGGAGAACTTCAGGGAGCCCAAGCCCGAAAAGCAGCAGGTTATACTCCCCACCATGGACGGCTTTGAGATCGTAAAAATGGAAGAGATCGTACGCCTGAAGGGAAACGGCAACTTTACCGACCTCTACCTCACCAACGGCACCAAAAAAATGGCCTGCCGCTTCCTGAAGCACTTCTCAGATATGCTGCCACTACCCTTTTTAAGGGTACATAAATCGCATATGGTCAACCTTAATTTCGTAAAACGCTACAACAAGGGTGGTTATATCACATTGGAAGACGGCGCGGAAGTAGAGATATCACCTACGTATAAGGAGGACTTTTTGAAGAATTTTAAGTGA
- a CDS encoding ATP-grasp domain-containing protein — MILYTEKLVRGDFSNISFFAGNEAFYSMGFDVIQVESLDALQILESNVFLGSIEFIQSAIKKMGFEVPEHNDYPKSLSKYYGRKISESTINTIANDPQLWNVFVKPKGRLKKFTGRYVKNTYDLIGCGEQGTDINVWVSEPVEFVSEWRVFVRYGKILGVKHYKGDWHHHYDPIVIEDAVRDYENAPAGYAIDFGRTADGRFLVVEVNEGYSIGSYGLFYIDYAKLISARWAEITQQVDLCNF, encoded by the coding sequence ATGATACTATATACAGAAAAATTGGTGCGTGGCGATTTTAGCAATATTAGCTTCTTTGCGGGTAATGAAGCCTTTTATTCCATGGGATTTGATGTTATTCAAGTTGAAAGTTTAGATGCCCTGCAAATATTAGAAAGTAATGTTTTTCTGGGAAGTATAGAATTCATACAATCTGCAATAAAGAAAATGGGCTTTGAAGTCCCTGAGCACAACGACTATCCAAAATCACTGTCAAAATATTACGGAAGGAAAATAAGTGAGTCCACCATTAATACTATAGCAAATGACCCTCAGTTATGGAATGTTTTCGTGAAACCGAAAGGACGCTTGAAAAAGTTTACCGGGAGGTATGTGAAAAACACTTACGACCTTATCGGCTGCGGGGAACAGGGTACGGATATAAATGTCTGGGTGTCTGAGCCTGTAGAATTTGTCAGCGAATGGAGGGTATTTGTGCGTTATGGGAAAATACTGGGTGTAAAGCATTATAAAGGCGATTGGCATCATCACTATGATCCTATAGTCATTGAGGATGCTGTTCGGGATTATGAGAATGCCCCGGCTGGCTACGCGATAGATTTTGGACGCACAGCAGACGGTAGGTTTCTTGTTGTTGAAGTTAATGAAGGGTATTCCATAGGCAGCTATGGCCTGTTTTATATCGACTATGCCAAGCTGATTTCTGCACGATGGGCAGAAATAACGCAGCAAGTTGATCTATGTAATTTTTAA
- a CDS encoding RNA polymerase sigma factor yields MMQDRMTGICEELTFSNFFKSHAKTLRNYLFYKFGNEEQAEDVTQEAFIKLWENCATVPPEKAKSFLYTVANNTSLNHVAHQKVVLDFNKKSTAPVTDSQSPEFLMEEEQFKVKLQKAIAGLSEAQRSAFLLHRIDGKKYHEIAEILEISVKAVEKRIHGALQQLRKDIDNIR; encoded by the coding sequence ATGATGCAGGATCGTATGACAGGCATTTGCGAAGAGCTTACTTTTTCCAATTTCTTCAAAAGCCATGCAAAAACATTGCGCAACTACCTTTTCTATAAATTCGGGAATGAAGAACAGGCAGAAGACGTAACCCAGGAGGCTTTTATAAAGCTATGGGAAAATTGTGCCACCGTGCCGCCCGAAAAGGCAAAGTCGTTTCTTTACACCGTGGCCAACAACACCTCGCTAAACCATGTGGCACACCAAAAAGTGGTGCTCGATTTCAATAAAAAAAGCACCGCTCCGGTTACCGACAGCCAAAGCCCCGAATTCCTTATGGAAGAAGAGCAGTTTAAGGTAAAATTGCAAAAAGCCATCGCAGGGCTCTCAGAAGCGCAGCGTAGCGCTTTCCTGCTGCATCGCATCGACGGTAAGAAATACCATGAAATAGCTGAAATACTGGAAATAAGCGTTAAAGCCGTGGAAAAAAGGATTCATGGCGCCCTGCAGCAATTACGTAAAGATATTGACAATATCAGGTAG
- a CDS encoding FecR family protein: protein MKDDVTLARWLNDEMDEMELKDFMASPEFATYEKIRKYSAELTAPEADMDALYESVSRNKNRQGAPKVRQLNPWFPRVAAILVIVFGAAFFFYTSKTTTQIADLGKRTEFLLPDNSEVVLNSGSEAEYKTWNWDGNRKIELNGEAYFKVAKGEKFDVVTDMGTVTVVGTQFNVKARGSRFDVTCFEGRVKVASGKESILLTPGKSVAFVKGKMMAVPAEENAPGWISYETSFANEQPQNIIDEIGRQYNVKIELKAALPNDGKGFTGTIPMNDLDTALDIIKTIYHLKSEKAGNKIILTSE from the coding sequence ATGAAAGATGATGTTACATTAGCCAGGTGGCTGAACGATGAGATGGATGAAATGGAATTGAAAGATTTCATGGCATCGCCTGAGTTTGCGACCTACGAAAAGATACGCAAATATTCGGCGGAGCTTACTGCCCCTGAGGCGGATATGGACGCTTTATACGAATCTGTAAGCCGTAATAAAAACAGGCAGGGGGCGCCAAAAGTACGCCAGCTGAACCCGTGGTTCCCAAGAGTAGCCGCAATACTGGTTATCGTGTTTGGAGCGGCGTTCTTCTTTTACACTTCTAAAACCACTACCCAGATAGCCGATCTCGGCAAAAGGACTGAGTTCTTATTGCCTGACAATTCTGAAGTAGTGCTTAACTCAGGTTCAGAAGCAGAATACAAGACATGGAACTGGGATGGCAACCGCAAGATAGAACTTAATGGCGAAGCATATTTTAAAGTAGCCAAAGGCGAAAAATTCGATGTGGTTACCGATATGGGGACTGTTACCGTTGTGGGCACACAATTCAATGTAAAAGCCAGGGGCAGCCGTTTTGATGTAACCTGTTTCGAAGGCAGGGTAAAAGTAGCCAGCGGTAAGGAATCGATACTGCTTACACCGGGGAAAAGCGTGGCGTTCGTGAAAGGTAAAATGATGGCTGTACCGGCAGAGGAAAATGCTCCGGGATGGATCAGCTATGAGACTTCGTTCGCCAATGAGCAGCCGCAAAACATAATTGATGAAATAGGCCGCCAGTACAATGTGAAAATTGAGCTTAAAGCCGCACTTCCTAACGACGGCAAAGGCTTTACGGGAACGATCCCTATGAATGACCTTGATACTGCGCTTGATATAATTAAGACCATATATCATTTAAAGTCTGAAAAGGCAGGCAACAAAATCATATTAACGTCTGAATGA
- a CDS encoding TonB-dependent receptor plug domain-containing protein, which produces MIQYSGDKKIVTGPDGYFELKKPLTDNIIVGQMGFESRTLKPQDFSDDDCKEIVLSLEILELKEVVAERYLTTGISKKKDGTFSIRPDKFGILPGLIEPDVLMAMQQLPGINSIDETVSNINVRGGTHDQNLFMWNGIRLFQTGHFFGLISALNPNLAHEIKISKNGTSAFYGESVSSAVDISSRPADIGKGTASVGSNMIGTDFYTKIKASENANFEISARRSFTDVIDLPTYSKYSKRIFQNTIVTELNNSTDVNYKSDKEFYFYDFTGQYHQKIGDKNDIYVDVIGINNRLDFTQGTITATNVVTEISTLRQLTLGGTAAWRRKWSDRHSSEFGFYGSYYNVDGTNASLEFNQVTQQENKILDAGFHLSDSYRLNPLFNLKTGYQYNEIGVENSDRVNEPEYSRSIKEVLRTHAAIGELEYDSKDRKLYSRAGIRGNYIEQFAMAYIEPRLQVTYMPNTAWQAEFLAEQKSQTASQIVELQGDFLGIEKRRWILSNDKDIPVQRSRQASVGLTFKDKGWLVSLENFYKKVKGITTYGQAFQDQLELVQAQGSYTVVGTEFLVQKQFKGFYAWLSYTWNDNNYSFNGISPDKFPSSFEIKHTVNSAAIYEWHRFKIAMGSKWYTGKPVTPL; this is translated from the coding sequence GTGATACAATATTCGGGAGACAAAAAGATCGTTACCGGGCCCGATGGCTATTTTGAGCTTAAAAAGCCGCTTACAGATAATATCATTGTAGGGCAGATGGGCTTTGAATCCCGCACTTTAAAGCCCCAGGATTTTTCCGACGATGATTGTAAAGAGATAGTCCTTAGCCTCGAAATCCTCGAACTTAAAGAAGTCGTTGCCGAGCGCTACCTTACCACAGGTATCTCTAAAAAGAAAGACGGCACCTTCAGCATCCGGCCCGATAAGTTCGGTATACTCCCCGGGCTGATAGAACCTGACGTACTAATGGCAATGCAGCAATTGCCGGGCATCAACAGCATTGACGAAACCGTATCGAACATCAACGTGCGCGGCGGCACCCACGACCAAAACCTTTTTATGTGGAACGGCATACGCCTTTTCCAAACGGGCCATTTCTTCGGGCTCATTTCGGCCCTCAACCCCAACCTTGCGCACGAGATCAAAATATCCAAGAACGGCACGTCTGCTTTTTATGGCGAAAGTGTGTCGAGCGCAGTAGACATTTCCTCCCGCCCTGCCGATATCGGTAAAGGAACCGCGAGTGTTGGCAGCAACATGATCGGTACTGATTTTTACACGAAGATAAAAGCCAGTGAAAATGCTAATTTTGAGATTTCGGCTCGACGCTCTTTTACCGATGTGATCGACCTGCCTACCTACAGCAAATATTCGAAAAGGATATTCCAGAACACCATTGTTACTGAGCTTAATAACAGTACCGATGTGAATTATAAAAGCGACAAGGAATTTTATTTTTACGATTTTACAGGTCAATACCACCAAAAGATCGGTGATAAAAATGATATTTATGTGGATGTCATTGGCATCAACAACAGGCTGGATTTTACGCAGGGTACCATCACGGCTACCAATGTAGTTACCGAAATAAGTACCTTGAGGCAGCTCACCCTTGGCGGAACGGCAGCCTGGCGGCGGAAATGGAGCGACAGGCACAGCAGCGAGTTTGGCTTTTACGGCTCTTATTATAATGTTGACGGCACCAATGCATCCCTTGAATTCAACCAGGTGACGCAGCAGGAAAACAAGATCCTGGATGCCGGTTTCCATTTAAGCGATTCCTACAGGCTGAACCCGTTGTTCAACCTCAAAACCGGGTACCAGTACAACGAGATAGGGGTTGAGAACAGTGACCGGGTAAATGAGCCAGAGTACAGCCGCAGTATAAAAGAGGTACTCCGAACACATGCCGCAATTGGTGAACTGGAATATGATTCTAAAGACCGGAAACTGTATTCGCGGGCCGGGATAAGGGGCAATTACATCGAGCAGTTTGCCATGGCTTATATCGAGCCAAGGCTGCAGGTGACCTATATGCCCAACACCGCATGGCAGGCAGAATTTCTCGCGGAGCAAAAAAGCCAGACCGCATCGCAAATAGTAGAGCTCCAGGGTGATTTTTTGGGGATAGAAAAACGCCGCTGGATTTTGTCAAACGATAAGGACATACCGGTACAGCGTAGCAGGCAAGCCTCTGTGGGCCTAACTTTTAAAGATAAAGGGTGGCTGGTATCGCTGGAGAATTTTTATAAGAAGGTAAAAGGTATAACTACCTACGGGCAGGCCTTCCAGGACCAGTTGGAACTTGTGCAGGCACAGGGAAGCTATACGGTGGTAGGTACCGAATTCCTGGTACAGAAGCAGTTTAAAGGGTTCTACGCCTGGCTAAGCTATACGTGGAATGACAACAACTACAGCTTCAATGGCATTTCGCCGGATAAATTCCCCAGCAGCTTTGAGATAAAGCACACGGTAAACAGCGCTGCGATTTACGAATGGCATAGGTTTAAAATAGCGATGGGTTCCAAATGGTATACGGGAAAGCCTGTTACCCCCCTTTAA